Proteins from a genomic interval of Lycium ferocissimum isolate CSIRO_LF1 chromosome 2, AGI_CSIRO_Lferr_CH_V1, whole genome shotgun sequence:
- the LOC132039995 gene encoding amino acid transporter AVT3B-like, which produces MEFKTDKTSLSSHVLKIPGEDAPFLGQNQNQNQQKLSSPIKTFANIFMSFVGAGILGFPYTFKKTGWLMASLLIISVAILTYYCMMLLVYSRRKLESQFEDLKISSFGDLGFAVCGPIGRYVVDAMIVLSQVCFAVGYMIFIANTLVHLFNSSVTGTDHKILGFSPKSVFIWSCFPFQLGLNSIPTLTLLAPLSIFAETVDLGALGIVMVEDVMTYFKNRPNVEMFGGFSVFLYGVGMAVYAFEGMGMILPLESETRDKDKFGKILGLSVAFVTLLYGAFGALGYFAFGEGTKDIITTNFGQGWLSTVVQLGLCIDLFLAYPLMMNPVYEVMERRFCEGRYCLWLRWLVVLIVTFVALVVPNFADFLSLVGSSVCVCLGFVLPALFHWIAFKDELRWHVLALDGAFIVLGSVFALYGTYSSLTEMFAKKA; this is translated from the coding sequence ATGGAGTTTAAGACAGATAAAACAAGCTTATCATCCCATGTTCTAAAAATCCCTGGAGAAGATGCACCATTTTTGGgccaaaaccaaaaccaaaatcaACAAAAGCTCTCTTCTCCTATAAAGACTTTTGCTAATATTTTCATGTCTTTTGTTGGTGCTGGAATTCTTGGATTTCCATACACATTTAAGAAAACAGGATGGCTAATGGCTTCTCTTTTAATCATCTCAGTAGCCATTCTTACCTATTATTGTATGATGCTTCTTGTTTATTCTAGGCGTAAGCTTGAATCCCAATTTGAAGATCTAAAAATCTCATCTTTTGGTGATTTGGGATTTGCTGTTTGTGGACCAATTGGTCGTTATGTTGTTGATGCTATGATTGTTCTCTCCCAAGTATGCTTTGCAgttggatacatgattttcatAGCTAATACTTTGGTGCACTTGTTTAATTCTTCTGTCACAGGGACAGATCATAAAATCTTGGGATTTTCACCAAAATCAGTGTTTATATGGAGCTGTTTTCCATTTCAGTTGGGGttgaattcaattccaacactTACCCTTTTAGCCCCTTTGAGTATTTTTGCTGAAACTGTTGATTTAGGAGCTTTGGGTATAGTGATGGTTGAAGATGTGATGACTTACTTCAAGAATAGGCCTAATGTAGAAATGTTTGGTGGGTTCAGTGTGTTTTTGTATGGTGTTGGTATGGCTGTTTATGCCTTTGAAGGTATGGGAATGATTTTGCCTTTGGAATCAGAGACAAGAGATAAGGACAAATTTGGGAAAATCTTGGGTTTGTCGGTGGCCTTTGTAACATTGTTATATGGTGCATTTGGAGCATTAGGTTACTTTGCCTTTGGGGAAGGGACCAAGGATATAATCACTACTAATTTTGGGCAGGGATGGCTTAGCACTGTGGTGCAACTTGGTCTTTGTATAGACCTTTTCTTGGCTTACCCACTGATGATGAATCCAGTTTATGAAGTGATGGAAAGGAGATTTTGTGAAGGTAGATACTGCTTGTGGCTGAGATGGCTTGTGGTTTTGATAGTGACTTTTGTTGCATTGGTGGTTCccaattttgctgatttcttgTCACTGGTTGGAAGCAGTGTTTGTGTTTGTTTGGGGTTTGTGTTGCCTGCTTTATTTCACTGGATTGCGTTCAAGGATGAACTGAGATGGCATGTTTTGGCTTTGGATGGTGCATTTATTGTCTTGGGCTCAGTTTTTGCACTCTATGGAACCTATTCTTCCCTTACGGAGATGTTTGCAAAAAAGGCTTAG